In Hippocampus zosterae strain Florida chromosome 21, ASM2543408v3, whole genome shotgun sequence, the genomic window TCTGCGGCAGTTGTTTGAAGGAATGAAAGCGGCCTGCAGATGTTGGCCGAGGAGGGAGAAAAGGGGGGGCCGGCCCAAGTGAGGAGCAACTCGGTGAAGAGTTTGTTGACATTGCAGATTACATCACAGGCAGACTTTACACTTATTTTCACCCCCccgacacccccaccccactctgAAAAAAAGCGGAGCGAATGCTGTCAGGGATGACAAAAGGTCCACGTTTTCAACTGGAGCTTTGACGTGTCGGCGCCATATTTCATGACGATAACCTGTCAAGTTTTGCACGATTGCTTCTGCCCAGCGATGTCGGTTGAAAAGCATCTGCCGAGTCGACTCCTTTTTTTCATGCGCCTTATGTAAGCATGACACCTGAAAGTGAAAGTTTGGCCTTGGATAACTCGCCCGCCTTTACCTTGTAACCAAAAGGCTTCTAAAGAGTTTCCTCGCAGCTCAAATTGAGGCCTAAGAATGCGTTCATGGAAGGGCGTGCTGCCGTCAACGCCTTGTTAGCGCCTTGCTACAACCAGCAGCGAATACCATTCCTCAAAACGTCCATTTTACCCGTTGCTCACAGACGCCATTttgcatgcgcgtgtgtgtgtgtgtgtggagcgtCACCAAGGTGCGGAGTGACACTCCCACTGGGGAATTCCCACAGGGAGTCGAGCAAAGATGGCCGCTTCTCATTTGCGCTCCCTCGAGTGACCTCCGCCAGGGCTGTCGCCAGAAGGCGCTTTGTCACCTTTACAGCTTGTCTGAAAATTTGGCCCCAgttaatttggggggggggggggggcacttcatTCGCCATAACAGGAATACGAGCACGCTGATCCCTCTGAATTGATAAATCAACATCTCAGGACTTCATTTCAGCCGACTGCTGCTTTCTTCCCTCTTTTATCCTCATTTGCATGCTGATGACTTCATTCAGCGCCTTTCCCCGGCCCGCGTGTGGTCATCAGGGAACATTGTGTCGAGGACGTTGatttgtggagggggggggggcggggtgcacGCGCTAAGGAAGCGGGAAGGCTTCTGGGACATTGCCGCTTTTGCCAGTCGGCTCCAATCAGGCGCTTCACAAGCGCCAGGCCTTTGGGAGCCGTCGCACTTTGCAAGTGGAATGACGTTGACATTCCACACTAACCGCTTCCACCCCCCCACTTCCCTCCACGCTTGAGTTGTTGGTTTCAGACTTATTCAAATCCTTAAAATGTGggcaaaaaataacatttcaatcaATTTGCTTACCGCAAATTTGGAGATGCATttggcaggggaaaaaaaaaaaaagtgagtgtcGATTTCTGTTTTTCAGTTAGCATGTAGCATCAGGTTCAAAATTCTTCCAAGTTAAGCCAAAAGATGCAttctattttcttgaaaagcaGAGAATTTGAAGCCGTGCGGCGCTTTCGTGTGAAACGAGCGCTTTTGTGTCAATTTGGGGCCGGCTGTCGAGCGAAGCCGCGTGATGACGTAAGCCGCCGCTTGCGTGGCGCGCACACAAAAGCTCTGTTGCTGTTCAGTCAGTCAGACTAAACCACCGCGAGCGGGACAACCGAGACTTGGCTGCCTCGGAGCCCTTTGCCGGCTCCACGGACAACCTTGGACACGTGCGTCGCGGCGGAAGCAGCTGTAGTTTTGGCGTTTCCAAAACCAAAACGGTCAAAAGAACCCGAATACGGGCGGTGACAAAAGAAGGAAATCAAAGCATTTAAATGGTGATGAAATGCCTCTAGTGGAGGCGCTTTGCACTGCGCTCCGAGGCGGCCTCGCCGTGGCGCTGCGGCAGCGGCTCCCCCTTCATCCGTCCCAGCCACCTCGTTTGTATGCAAAGCTTCGCCCGGGCGATGCTTCAATGaacggatgaaaaaaaaaaaaaaagccctcgaCTGGAAGCGAGCGCGGCCGGCGCAACCATCCGCTCGTACGGCGATGTGACAGGCGGCGCTCGGTGCGGCGGGGCGCCCGCGCTCACTCTGTCAGGCGAGCTCTTCGCCAGCTGTCATCTGGCGTGACGACTTTAGCGAGAGCTTGCGCGTTTTCCGCCGGTAGCGTTAACGTGAACGCCGCGAAGGATGGCATGTCGCCAAAATACGATAAATGTCATGGATGTAGCACCATTCGGTTTGCGATGCGAAACAACGGAGTCCATCGCAGATGCGATCGAAATTAGCGAGTCGCTAGCATCAGAGCTACAATTACGTTACAATTAAGGCTCGTCTCCTTAAGCCGGGCTTTGGCCTTTGACCTTTGTGCTGCTGCCCGAGCGCGCATTCCTGTTCTCCGTGGCCTTTTGTCTTGTTCCCACACAGCCCCGATGAGTGCTTGGGCTTCTTCCAAGGACGTCCGTTCCACAAGCAAACTCGGACTCGCTCGCTCCGCCTTATCCCAACCTTTTATTTCCTCGCGAGCCGCATCGGAGACAAAAGCGTTTTGCCGCCGACCTCGACGCTCAATGAAAGCGGCGGAATGCTTTCCGTAACTCTCCCCCCCCCACGCTAGTGAGCGCGCGCGTGACATTTTAGCATGGCTACCACGCGCGTCGGGCTGAGGCGGGTCAAAGAAATTCCACTTCAATCGGAGGAAAAGGGAAAGCGGCGCGGAGGAAGCGCGCTAAGCTGCGGGCCGAGCAATCCAAACAAActggagcgtttttttttttttttttttttcacacggaAGCCAGGCCGCCGATCGGCATCCAACTCGCGGAACAAAATCTGCGCAGACATTTTTCACTtctttatttgttcattttttttccattgaagcCTCACCCCGTCCCCGAACTGAAACGCGCATCAAACATGTTTTACGAGCTCGTCAACGCGCCCGCCCGGGCGGGAATGTGACCTTATCATCCTCCCCGCCGCGCTTTGGCGCGGCTTAGCGGACGAGTCGCGACATTCCCATGGAAGACGTGAATGCAATCGCGGCTCGCGTAGTAGCATCGGCGCGTTTACGAGCCGGCGCGATTTGCTTCTCGGGCAGGCCGCCGACTCGGCACTTTGGGCATAAACAGGAAATGGAAGCTGACACGCTCGCCTGCCTTCCTCTTGCGGGAATGCTGAAAGAATGTCGGGAGTCGTCAAATAGTTTCCGGAAGGACATCGTAGTACAGTCGTGGTGATCAACAAGACCCCTCGAACCTTTCAAAGTCACCCACGTGTGGCAAAAGACTTTCCGCTAACAACCCGGGCTAAATTTGGCCCCTCACCCGACATCCAAAGCTGGTCTCTCAGTTGCGATGTCTCACTTGGATGTACTTcccaccaccatttttttttaaggctaatGCTGAGTTTTCAATGACACGACTGCGTTTTGGATTCATGTTGtgcaatgtaattttttttttgtagtagcGGGGgtcggggtgtggggggggataGCCTTTGTGAACGCATAGAATAGATGGTTGTTTGCTTACGCGTCGAAGCGGCTGTGAATGATCGACTCGGCCGGGGGGGGTCAAGGTGCGTCTCTCGCGCAgccaaagtgaaaatggaaagcTGCTGTTTAACGTTGCCCTCCTCCGCTCAGGCCTCCGTTTcatcgcttgtttttttttttttttttttaaatgaaaacgcACTGTGGCTAATGAGTTTGTTTGAAAAGGGCGCAGCGGATTGATGCGTTAACCGGCACTTATTGCATTTCCGGGCATCAAATCAAAGCGCTTATTTCACATTTGGGCTAATGTGGGCTAATTGTTTGTTAGCGCCGGAGTGCGCAGGAAATGAAATGGAGCTCTTGAAGGCGCGTTAAAGGGGCCAGATTTTCACTTCGGGGCGGGGGGTcgactcacttttgttgccagcatTTTACGGTAGCCTCgcttgcttcttcttcttcttcttcttcagtagGGGGGGGTGTTCCCGCTGGTGCAAGCCAAAGTAAATCCCGCTGATGAGTTTCCGCTGCCGGGATGAAGTAGCACTTGATTGGAATTCCTCTCATATTGAAAGTCGGATCGCTGCCGGCCCCCTTCATGCAAGGGttaccccccctctccccccccccgtgcctcTTCATGCTTCTCACTCACTCCATATGCGCATGATAGATGGCACATATCCGGAAAACGTATCGTTTCCCTCCGCATGGGGTCCACGTCCGCACGTGACGTGTTtttccgggggtgggggggatgcgtTCCCTGGCTGGAATGGGCTGCTTTGGGACTCAAAAGCTTCACAGGATGCAAATGTCTGCTTTGGTGTGAAATGTGTTTGATTTCCAACCCGTGCGAGATCTGACGTCTGAAAAACGTCCGCTTTGAcagattttgggggggggggggcgtgagtgAAACTGCATCCCGTctccttggggaaaaaaaaaaaaaaatggagtccaAGTCAGGCTCATGCAGCACAACCGACCGGTCGGGCAGCTTGCGCGGTTTTGCCGTACGTTAGCTCGTCACGACCTGTTTCTGCTGCCCGACTCGTGCGAGCTCTCGGGCTTAAGCATTCCACATCTCGCGCCGTGCCCACGCCCGCCATTTAAGGTCGAATGAGGCGCTCGAAAACTTTCTCCGACCGTGCGACAGAACAAAGGAGTCGGGCTGTGATGTCATCGTGTGCCGCCTTTCGTCAAGAATGTAGTacgctggattaaaaaaaaaaaaaagtaaaatcccCTGTAACATGAGGCACAGTTCATACGGTGATACTTTCgcctaccactagagggagcacaAGTTGAGTGGATATTTGATATGCTCACTGATCACTTGTTTAATCTGCCGTTGTAAGCTCTCAAATTTAGTCTTGGGCTGGCCTGAAAAGtcctgcttggaaaaaaaaaaaacacgacacacttttctgcctcagTTGTTGTCGTCGTTCATCAGGACGACTCTTTCTGCCATATTTGGAGTCGGCTCCAAAGCAGGCCCCCACCCTCTGTCCCCCGCAGGTGATTGGCGCTTTTGTCTCCTGGCCCTTCATCATCTTCTTTCTTTTGCGTGACGTTCCGCCGCTCTTCTAATCCTTCCTGGCCCAGACAGCAAACCGGTTCAGCCGCTTCTCATCCACGTAAAACGTTGGCGAATAACCGCTTGCCTGACGGCTTggggctgtttgtgtgtgtgtgtgtgtggggggggggggtcttgagaATAGGAAGGATGACGTGTCAACCAGATTAGAGGTTGGACAAAACCCAGGACGGCTTCCTTTCCACCCGACAGGCCTCCGTAGCACAATTTCACTTCCCTAGCCGGTCATCCTCATAAAGGAAATGGAGTGACAAGGAGGTGAGCGCTGTGGATCCACTTGACCCTTGACCCTGAATTCCACTCGCTGCCGGAGGGTCACATCGGATCAAACGGAAACATTCCAACCGGTTGCTGATAAGGGAACAGTCGGAcggatttttatttgtatttttcttcctgatccaaaacaaaaatggagacCTTTACGTAAGAACAGCTTTCAGGTTATTGAAAGCAGATGTGGCGACGCAGCATTGTCTTCAAATAGTTGCACGGACGTGCCGGTTCTGGGCCAGACCACTTgtagcctttttgttttttgttttttttagcttggctgaacAAAATTGAAGTCGATTCACCAAATTTGGAGCGAGCGACATTGCGCTACGATGACGACAAGCGAGCTAGCGTTCCCAAGTCGCCGTGTTTTCGGACGGTCGGTCGGGGCAATCCGAAGTCACCGCCGTGCACGTTTTCTTTTTGGACAATCCGTCACAGTCGGGTCCATCCGGGATGCTTTTTCGACTGAAGTAAACACTCTGCCGAGGCTTTGGATCACTGACTGCTTCTGGTAAACAGGAAGCGAGTGAGGGCTCTGGAGTCTATCTGGCGCCCGCTCAAGTCGCTCCGTGTCGGGGCCTCGGAGTCTTCCCTCGCAATTGCACTCCGGGCCCGATCATTGGCTCGCTTTTCCGATCAACTCAATCATACTTTGCGCTAAGAACCGCGCCGGCCAAAACATCCCTTATATGGTGAGCGGCCATCTTGGAGTGTCGACTCCATCCAAAGACAACGTTGAGACTCCTGATTGCGACGTCAACGGAGCGCTTTGCGGTCTGGCACCCGGAGCTTCAAGTTACGTCCGGGGGGAGGAAGACGCAAAGTTCAGAAAAGGAGCCGAGGAAAAGTACGAAAAGCATTTGGCAGGAAAGGCCTCACAAATGACTTCATTCCCAACAAGCTATTTTTAGCAGCCTGTTCAGTGAGTGAAACAGGAAGCATTTGTTTGAATTTGGGACAGCCGCCATCTTGAAAGGATGCAAtttcatcaatcaatcaatcaatcaatgggTGTCGGTGTGATCGCATGCGTTTCCGAGAAGTGCTGTTGCATGGCGCCCGCCTGGCCCACTGGATGCCCGTCCGAAATTTGTGCGAATCGCCCGTCGCTCCTCACGTCTCTCATCTTAAGAGGATTAGAAGTGTGGAGTCAAAGGTCATCCGGGCCCGCCAACGATCTGCGCTCTCATCGCAACCCACTTTTCAGGCTCCTCATTCTTCTTGCGTTCCCCCCCCCGGCAGAGCTTGGATGAACTCGAGGATGACGACGGTGCCGAAAAAGACGAGGGGGAGGAGCAGCTGGTCCTGGCCAACACCTTCCAGAACGAGACCATGACGGCGGACCCGGCCACTGGACTTGTTGCGGTAAGAAAGCATCCAAGTTTTGTCGAAAATGGCATTTCCGTCGGAAATGGACGTGCTCCGTTTTTGACGTGACGCCCAAGACGGCTCTTTGGAAAGCTAACCATTCAGCATTTAGCCGGCCTCGTTAGCTTAGCATGTTTTTAGCCTTCTTGATTTGCTGGAACAGCGGCAAAGCCACAGCAGCAGTTTCCCGTGGCGGTGTTTAGTGACCGGAGAGCCGCGTGGGCCCGTTTGGGTGTCGAGACGACGGCGAGAGAAGCTCATATTTAACCGCCCGCGAGGAAACGCTTCATCGATCACGATAAACGCGGCTCGGCGCCGCGCTCGAGTGCGTCGGCCTCGCCGGCGGTCGCGCCGAGGCGCATCGAAAAGTCATCTGTGCCACTTGGAGCTCACGCAAGAGATTTGtctctatttattttattttttgttgtcaggCGGCATACCAGCGACTGCCGACTGGCAGTTCAAGGACCGTTTTCGCACTCATTCTCCCTTCACGTGAGCAGGTTAGCATCAGTGGCTAACCTGCTAGCGGAAACACAAAAAGGCGCCGCTTGAAATGTCTTTGGCATCCCCGTCGagcagtatttgttttgtttgcgtgCGGACGGCTCACTCGGCTCTCTTATTCGAGCATCAATCACGCCGCGGCTCCGGGGAAGGACtcctatttttcttttcaaatgaacaagCTCGTCGCAAAAGTCGAGCTCATTTCCCGCCTTCTGACGGCACGCGCTGGAAGCAATCTAAAGATGTTTCAATCCAATTTGGAGAAGAGACGCCCGCTTTCTCGGGGCGAGCGCTGCATTCTCAGTGCATAAATTCAAACGACTCCtggagtgtcccccccccccccccccgccccacaaaaTGCTTTTCCACCCAACTCgtgcgttttgttttctgtttcagGGACGATCTGTGAACAGCCGCACCAAGAGGTAAGAAGATATCCAAATGCAACATCCTGATGCAAAAGTGTTTTTGAATCCTCTTCCTCTTGGTTGATTTCCCATCCGATGGCCGCTTTGGCGTCAGCTGACATGGCACCATCTggagcctcccccccccacctctccccCCTGCACCCTCCCTCTCGCCGGGAGCAATTGATGTGCTTGGGGAAAGGTTCGGGTCAGATAAACGCGCCAGTTCACCAAAGTCCAGATTGCTTTGACATTTGATGAAAATGACAACGGCAAAGTGGCCAGTCgcggcatgtaaaaaaaatatctaaatatAAATATCTGCTCAAATATGCGTGAGGCCATAGCTAGTAATCCAAACTCTTTGAATAAATAGATGACTTGACCGCAGACATATATTcattatcctctgtgaagaatgactGCTGTCACTGAGGTGTATCTTCATGCATATCCATTGTGTTTATGTTACACTGCCGCCCGGTGGCCAGGGCGTGCACAGCGGAAGGAGCTGAAAAATGACTTGGAAGCGAAAATTGGGCGCAACGACATTCTATTACGCGTCGCTCTGCTTTGTTTTGACAGTGTGAACGATCCGGTTTTCgtcacctttttgtttttcggGATGGTCAAAAGCGGCATTTGTTGCCTTTTGATGCGCTCGCTCAAAGCGAGCCCGTCACCAAATCAACCTTTCCGCCCCTCGGCGGTTTGCTTCTCCGCCGCGCTCGCGCAATGGGTGACGCACGCTCGTCCGGCCCGACGCACAAAGCGTCGCTTCGGCACAAAAGCTCTTCGACAAAGGCGATCACGCTCGCCTGGTTGAACgcgcccctcccccgcctcttCCTTTCACCACTTTGTGATTCACGCCTTTGGTGAAAGGAATGGCTTTCAAGCAGCAGGTGTGCTCATCACCTTCCtgtgtgtgcagctgcagcagcTCGGGCGAGGAGAGTCGGCATCGCCACAACCGCCACGTCAGAGATGCCACGCCTGGAAGTCTGGAGAAGaggctggaggagctggagcaggTACGCCACTtgatttaggttttttttttttttttttttgcgcacgtGATTTCTTTGCAAGCGGATTGACAAGTAGAACAATTAGGAAAAAGACCTTCAagggaatagaaaaaaaatcacaacaacaaatattgtCAATCCACGAATGTGCGTTTGTCTCCTTGCTTGCGgcccgatgatgatgatgatgatgatgatgacgatgaaatTCTCTTGACGGTCCGAGTGTCTTTTGATCACGGGCCCGGCCCTGGTCGTGGAGCACTTGTCCAGACGAGCGGCCCTTTGAACCCGCACCCACGCTTCAAAGCCACGAGCTCCTTTTATGTCTCCAACCCGAGAGAGCGGTTTTCCGTTCTTGGTCACCATGGAAACGGACGAGCGCTCATCTGCAACGAGGAAGACAAATTGCtgttttgatggcaaaatgagcccatttttttcaaattttcttcCCAGGAGCTGGCCTGCGAGCGGCAGGAGAAGGGCAGGTTGCTGAAGGCCCAGCAGGACAAAGACGACCTCATTGACAAGCTCAAAGAGGAGATGGACCTGCTCTACCGGGTGAGCGTCGCATCCGGTTTAGCGCCTGAACGGGGCCGCGGGTTGAATTCAAGTCGTGCGGGAGCAGTCATCCGCGGATCGCATGATCCTCCACTGATTGATTGTTGAAGGCGTCGTTGGCTCAGGCCCGACTACTAACCGGCATGCGAACCCAATTGATTGTTGCCAACAGAGGGCGCCGTTGTGGCGCACCCTCCTACTTTTGATTCGCTGCCTAAAACGCGACCGCGCTGTCCCTGCAGGACCTGGACGACATCGAAGACGAGAACGAGCAGCTGAAGCAGGAAAACAAAACTCTGCTCAAGGTGGTGGGTCAGCTGACCAGGTAGAAGCCGCTTCAACCCACCGTCGTCGCTGTGTCCATatttaatgtaaatgtttttgtatATAAGTACCGTTTAGAAGGACAGGACTGTATTGTGTTTCAAAAGAAATTCCCGCATCTAGTACAGCTGCTTTTTAAGGACCGGTTCGCTATGCCTCGGTGGGTCACTCATATCACTTTCTACGCTTTGCACATTTCAGTGTTTTGggcgggagggtgggggggggggttatatcaTCCACAATTTCAGGTCATATGAATTGAGGGCTTATGTCTTTGGTTCACGCGCCTCAAATGTGTTTCCAATGAGCTGCGCGCCGCTTCTGTCTCGGTAAACcttttaaaacaattaaaaaaatataaatacacccccccccgtTTTGTTTAAGCTTTTAAAAGGCGCACGAGAAGGGTGTCAAGTGTTGCATTATGCATATGTGCAGAAGATGCAGTCGTTTAATAAAACTTTGATTATCTCCCCTTCAGTTGCCTGGCTTGTGTTCATTACGGCTAATTGGATGTGATGATAGCGCGGCGCTCGCTAATGCAAGGCGGCGGGCGGAGGGCGGCGGGCGGAGGGCGGCAGCGGGGGTCGACGCGCAGCCACACGCACGGCGACACGAATCCACCTGCCACTCATCCGCTTAGGACCTCGTACGCAAAAACCACCATCAGGAAATCTCCTGCTAATGACAAAATGGCGGCGCATCGCTAATCGGTAGATAACGTAATTGTGGTCACTATTCATTTTCTGCTTCCATTTGGAAACACTTGTTGTTTGCAGCCGTTATTTCAGGCTCACGGCGTTAACGGATTTGACGGGCCGCTTTGTTTCCTTGTCGGCTCCAATTGGGAAGTTTCGTATTTGCCAACAAACAGCCTTTGATCGCGGCGTCAACGCTCCGAGGGCCAAAAGGCGCCTCAGGCCCGAAACGCGTGAACAGGAGATGTCTTGCGATAGGCCGCCCTTATCTGCTGCGCGGCGAAGGTCGAGCATATTTCAACCTGCCATCTCTGCGAGCAATCTCCTCAATCTGGAGCCCGCCGGGAGGCCAAAAAAAGCGTTTGGACAGACACCAACCAAGAATTCGAGCCGTCCACTCGGTCTTCTTCTGAGGCGGCCGCCACCGTTTTATGCTTCGTCGTCTGAAAAATGGAGAGCCAAATGTCCGCGTTAGAATTGACGCTTCACCAGGCGGAAAACTTCCTAGCGGCTCGACAGACCCGAGTGGCCGGACGCTCTGCTGGGATTTGAGTCATCGCCTCTTTCTGATGCCTCCTCTGTGTCGCCACGGCAACGGCGTGCCCCAATCGATGGGTCGCGAACTTAAAACCGCGAGCCGTGCCGGTCTTTGGGCTCTCGATAGCCACCACCTTTGCACAATCGAGGATCAGTCGAGCCACACCTCCAGTTGCCGCCCATCCTCCAGTAAGTGTTTGTCCGCAAGTTCTCGCTTGCCGCGTGCCCCGCCGCGaccaactttttctttttgtttctaaCAGGGGAGCGCGTGACCCCAACGCGGCAGCGGCGGATGACTCGCAAAGTCCCAGCCGAGCGGGAAGGCGAGCCCGCGTGAAGGTCACGTCGCCGTTGCCATGACGTCGCcccccgccaccgccgccatCTTCCTCCTCCCGCCGAGTCAGCATGCCGCAGCGTCAACACACGGCGGGTCCAGACGGGCGGCCATCTGTCAGCTGCTCTTCTACTACCCCGCAAAATGGCCGACGAGACATGCGTAAGTGGCGTCACGTGAGGGTCAACCGCTCCAAGTCATGCGCGCAGGCAAAATCCACGCAGAAGAAgtcaacatcccccccccccaaaatggcaCTGAATGAAATTACATGGCGACAAGAAAagaataaattacaaaaaaatgtatataatgtGTCCAAATTGCAATTGAAAACCAGAATTTTCAACTTGACTGAAAAATTactggggggtcggggggagggTCAATCGAGACCTCGTGCATTGGATTGCAAGCCATGTGCAATTTCTCATGTTTCCTCCTCGTGATGTATTTGCAAGTTGCGCCCGACGAGGCCGTccgtccatccgtccgtccgtccatacAGCCGGGCCTTTCCCGCCTGGTGGTGCGAGTGTCATTAGGACATGAAAGCGTGAGGTCATCTCCTCAGGCCCATTTTCTACTGGTGGCTTTGCATAAtggctgcgcccccccccccccccccccgtacccCCCTTCTCAAAGCCACCTCGCCTCCATTAGCACCGGCGTAACATGCGGCGATGGACGCCTAATaacactcgctctctctcctgCCGACTTATTTAGTGGATAAAAGGaacaaggaaggaaagaagactGTGCACGGCGCCATTTTTTTtagacgattaaaaaaaaatctattctgtATAGAAATATTAGACAGTTCATTTTAAACGTTTTGTCCTAGTCTAGGTTGGAAAAGCAGTGCTTCAGATttggggatattttttttttcctcttaatttCCCGCCTGTGTGTTTGACAAATCTTTTGAGCGTTGTGTGCCGTGAGACCCCGGTATGGGATGCTCGCCGTGCACCGGCGCCGCAGGTGGTTCGCACCGCAGTGCATAATTACCACACTTTCCAATTCCAAAGAAAACCGGCGCCACTTTGATTTGTTTCTTTTCCAGTCAGAACGTTTCGGTCGTCTGCCGTCGTGTGTTGCCGCGCTCTTCTGCAGCTGCACTCTGCACCATCATGTGACCCTCCGGACTAAAAATAAACCCTCCATCCCACACATCATGGGGCTGATAGGCGCGCGCACCCGTGAGTGAAGGTGATGCGTGTAGCGTGGCACACGCAAAAAGATCGAATGATTCGGCCTTGAGCGGCTGCGGCGCGACAATTTCCGAGTGTGACTGTCACCCTCTGCTAATTGACTTCCATCAAAAGGAAATGTTGACAATCGATAACAACAGGATGATATAaacaaaccctttttttttatagatggtTAGGCCATTTTAGCCAGTCAGAAGATAGAAGAAAGCTACTTCTGGAAGAAGAGCGGCAACGGGAATCTAGTCAGTACATTTACGGTGGAGTAATTCCTAAATTTATGAATAGAAGATGGACAAAATTAAGTACCATTCAAattgagagaaaacaaattcaaattcaagtcaagtcacatttatttctcaaagggcttcacatgcccacagttaACAAACATTCACGGTATCCCCTGACTTTAACTCCCACAATTCCCTGCGGCTGAAAAGGAAAATCGCCTGGATGTGTGACCTCGTTTGAACGTCATCAAAGCTCGCCCCGAGGCGTCTCGTTGCGCGCCTTTTGGCGGGCGACATGACGTCACACCACCTCAAAGCAGGT contains:
- the pawr gene encoding PRKC apoptosis WT1 regulator protein, giving the protein MATGGFKSSATTDFLEEWKAKREKMRAKMLGDIAAASGAAGGSSGGGETQHSADVGEPDGESPSAGKSKDKKSSGPSARKGKGQIEKRKLREKRRSTGVVSMPSNESLDELEDDDGAEKDEGEEQLVLANTFQNETMTADPATGLVAGRSVNSRTKSCSSSGEESRHRHNRHVRDATPGSLEKRLEELEQELACERQEKGRLLKAQQDKDDLIDKLKEEMDLLYRDLDDIEDENEQLKQENKTLLKVVGQLTR